Part of the Imperialibacter roseus genome, TTGTCCAATACCTTTCTTTTTTCATTTTCAATCAGCTCCTGATTCTCAACTTTGGAGCTTAGGCCATCAAAATAAAAAAGGGACAATGGCTCTGCCAGATGCTTGTAAGATGCATTATTCTTAAAAATAGCCAAGGTGTAGAAAGCCCAATCAGCCACGATACGTAAGCTTTCATCAAATCCCTTCAATTCGATCAGTAGGGCTCGCTTTGCCATCATAGCAGGATGTGGAAGTGCTTCAAATAGCAAATGGCTCAGCCTGACCTTGTCCGGATAATTCTTCCTCCACATTTTTTTTCCTTCCTGTAGCATGAGGTCACCATATAAGATATCCTCCCCGTTGCATGCCGCCATCATCTTCTCAAGCGCACACGTGTCTGCAAAAGTATCGCCACTGTTGAGAAACCAAACATAGTCCCCACTGGATGCTCGAATTCCTTTATTCATCGCCTGATAAACACCCTTGTCAGGCTCGGAAACCCAGTAGTCAATCCTATTGCTATATCTTGAGAGCACCTCACTGCTGCTATCTGTTGAGGCC contains:
- a CDS encoding glycosyltransferase family 2 protein, whose amino-acid sequence is MMYKVSIITVNLNNGPGLERTIKSVLSQTFSDFEYLVIDGASTDSSSEVLSRYSNRIDYWVSEPDKGVYQAMNKGIRASSGDYVWFLNSGDTFADTCALEKMMAACNGEDILYGDLMLQEGKKMWRKNYPDKVRLSHLLFEALPHPAMMAKRALLIELKGFDESLRIVADWAFYTLAIFKNNASYKHLAEPLSLFYFDGLSSKVENQELIENEKRKVLDNHFHNLLQEMEDLIKLNAVRDRLNQSKTLRLLNAFRILKMTDIL